In Flammeovirgaceae bacterium 311, one DNA window encodes the following:
- a CDS encoding 3-oxoacyl-(acyl-carrier-protein) reductase (COG1028 Dehydrogenases with different specificities (related to short-chain alcohol dehydrogenases)) produces MKLLEGKVALVTGASKGIGRSIALKYAEQGAAVAFTYLSSVEKGQALEEELKAQGVIAKGYRSNAAEYAAAEELVNNVVADFGKLDILVNNAGITRDNLLMRMNEQMWDEVINTNLKSCFNTVKAATRTFMKQKSGSIINMTSVVGLKGNAGQANYAASKAGIIGFTKSVALELGSRNIRSNAIAPGFIETEMTEVLDEKTVQGWRDAIPLRRGGRPEDIADCAVFLGSDMSTYITGQVLQVDGGMLT; encoded by the coding sequence ATGAAATTACTGGAAGGGAAAGTGGCGCTGGTAACCGGTGCATCAAAAGGCATTGGACGCTCCATTGCCCTTAAATATGCAGAACAGGGCGCTGCCGTTGCCTTTACCTACCTCTCTAGCGTAGAAAAAGGCCAGGCCCTGGAAGAGGAGCTGAAAGCACAGGGCGTAATTGCCAAAGGCTACCGCTCTAATGCTGCCGAATATGCCGCTGCCGAAGAACTTGTTAATAATGTGGTTGCTGATTTTGGCAAACTGGATATCCTGGTGAACAATGCCGGCATTACGCGCGACAACCTGCTGATGCGTATGAATGAGCAGATGTGGGATGAGGTGATCAATACCAACCTGAAGAGCTGTTTTAATACCGTAAAAGCAGCTACCCGCACTTTTATGAAACAAAAGAGCGGCAGTATTATTAACATGACTTCTGTTGTAGGGCTTAAGGGCAACGCCGGACAGGCCAACTATGCCGCCTCCAAGGCTGGCATCATCGGCTTTACCAAATCAGTAGCACTCGAACTGGGCAGCCGCAACATTCGCAGCAATGCCATTGCCCCCGGCTTTATCGAAACTGAAATGACAGAGGTACTGGATGAAAAAACAGTGCAGGGCTGGCGCGATGCCATTCCCCTCAGGCGCGGCGGCAGACCAGAAGATATCGCCGATTGTGCTGTATTCCTGGGCTCCGACATGAGCACCTACATCACCGGCCAGGTGCTGCAGGTTGATGGCGGCATGCTGACCTAA
- a CDS encoding aldo/keto reductase (COG0667 Predicted oxidoreductases (related to aryl-alcohol dehydrogenases)), with the protein MKYKTLGKSDLKVSEVSYGCMSLGDDHEKNTKLLLAAVEQGINLFDTADLYDKGNNEITVGKAFRGIRDRVIISSKVGNQWRSDGSGWDWNPRKEYILKAVEDSLKRLQTDYIDLYQLHGGTMEDPIDETIEAFELLQQQGKIRFYGISSIRPNVIKEWVKRSNIVSVMMQYSLLDRRPEEECLDVLQQHSISVLARGAYAKGLLLGKPATAYLDHSEAEVEKAARAIRSLEDTNRTAAQIAGRYALHHPAVASVVLGIRIRSHLHDAIAISLANPLSTEDLEQLKQIARPIKYEEHR; encoded by the coding sequence ATGAAATATAAGACCCTTGGAAAATCTGATCTGAAGGTTAGCGAAGTCAGCTATGGCTGTATGTCTTTAGGAGATGATCATGAAAAAAACACAAAGCTGCTGCTTGCTGCTGTTGAGCAGGGAATTAACCTTTTTGATACAGCCGATCTTTACGATAAAGGCAATAACGAAATAACCGTTGGCAAAGCCTTCAGGGGTATACGGGATCGGGTGATTATTTCCAGTAAAGTGGGCAACCAGTGGAGAAGCGACGGAAGCGGCTGGGACTGGAACCCCCGCAAAGAGTATATCCTGAAAGCGGTAGAAGATAGCCTGAAGCGACTGCAGACAGATTATATTGATCTTTACCAATTGCATGGTGGCACTATGGAAGATCCCATCGATGAAACCATAGAAGCCTTTGAGCTACTGCAGCAACAGGGTAAAATCCGTTTCTACGGCATCTCTTCCATCAGGCCAAACGTGATAAAGGAATGGGTAAAACGCTCTAATATTGTAAGCGTGATGATGCAGTACAGCCTGCTGGACCGCCGCCCGGAAGAGGAGTGTCTGGATGTACTGCAACAGCATTCTATCAGTGTGCTGGCCCGCGGTGCTTATGCGAAAGGGTTGTTACTGGGCAAACCTGCAACTGCCTATCTGGATCACTCGGAAGCAGAAGTAGAAAAGGCAGCGAGGGCCATCAGATCGCTGGAAGATACTAACCGTACTGCCGCACAGATAGCAGGCCGTTACGCACTGCATCATCCGGCAGTGGCCTCTGTGGTACTGGGCATCCGCATCCGCAGCCACCTGCACGATGCTATAGCTATTTCTCTGGCTAACCCACTCTCCACAGAAGATCTTGAACAGTTAAAGCAAATTGCCAGGCCTATCAAATATGAAGAACACCGGTAG
- a CDS encoding dihydrolipoamide dehydrogenase (COG1249 Pyruvate/2-oxoglutarate dehydrogenase complex, dihydrolipoamide dehydrogenase (E3) component, and related enzymes) has translation MATSYDLIVIGSGPGGYVAAIRASQLGMKVGVVEKESLGGVCLNWGCIPTKALIKSAQVFEYINHAKDYGITVGDATADFGAIIKRSRDVANGMSKGIQFLFRKNKIEHIAGFGKLKAKDTVEVTGEDGKKQDYKAKHIMLATGGRSRELPNLKQDGKKIIGYREAMSLAEQPKSMVVVGSGAIGVEFAYVYNSIGTKVTIVEFMDRIVPVEDEEVSKQLEKNYKKSGIDIMVSSEVTKVDTSGKGCKVTVKTAKGEQQLECDVVLSAVGVSTNLEGIGLEQVGVKTDKGRVVVDEFYRTSVPGVYAIGDIVPGPALAHVASAEGIICVEKIAGHHPEPLDYRNIPGCTYCSPEIASVGYTEKAAREAGYEVKVGKFPFSASGKASAAGAKDGFVKVVYDAKYGEWLGAHMIGANVTEMIAEVVLARKLETTGHEVLKAVHPHPTMSEAVMEATAAAYDEVIHL, from the coding sequence ATGGCAACTTCATATGATCTTATTGTTATAGGCAGCGGCCCGGGCGGGTACGTAGCCGCCATCCGTGCCTCACAGCTGGGCATGAAAGTAGGGGTGGTGGAAAAGGAAAGCCTGGGAGGTGTGTGCCTTAACTGGGGTTGTATTCCCACCAAAGCGCTAATCAAAAGTGCGCAGGTGTTCGAATACATCAACCATGCCAAAGACTATGGTATTACAGTAGGCGATGCTACAGCCGATTTCGGAGCTATCATCAAGCGTAGCCGCGATGTGGCCAACGGCATGAGCAAGGGCATTCAGTTTCTGTTCCGCAAAAATAAAATTGAACATATAGCCGGCTTCGGCAAGCTTAAAGCCAAAGATACGGTTGAAGTTACCGGCGAAGACGGCAAAAAGCAGGATTATAAAGCCAAGCACATTATGCTGGCTACGGGTGGCCGCAGCCGTGAACTGCCTAACCTGAAGCAGGATGGTAAAAAGATTATCGGCTATCGTGAAGCTATGAGCCTGGCAGAGCAGCCAAAGAGCATGGTCGTGGTAGGATCAGGTGCTATTGGTGTTGAGTTTGCTTATGTGTACAACAGCATTGGTACCAAGGTAACCATTGTGGAGTTCATGGACCGTATTGTGCCTGTTGAGGATGAGGAGGTTTCCAAACAGCTGGAGAAAAACTATAAAAAATCCGGTATCGACATTATGGTTTCTTCTGAAGTAACCAAAGTAGATACCAGTGGCAAAGGCTGCAAGGTAACCGTGAAAACTGCAAAAGGCGAGCAGCAGCTCGAGTGCGATGTGGTACTTTCTGCTGTAGGCGTGAGTACCAACCTGGAGGGCATTGGCCTGGAGCAGGTAGGTGTTAAGACTGATAAAGGCCGCGTGGTGGTAGATGAGTTCTACCGCACCTCCGTACCTGGTGTTTATGCCATTGGCGATATTGTACCGGGCCCGGCCCTGGCGCACGTTGCTTCTGCCGAAGGTATTATATGTGTGGAGAAAATTGCCGGCCATCACCCCGAGCCACTCGATTACCGCAACATCCCGGGCTGTACCTATTGCTCTCCGGAGATTGCCTCAGTGGGCTATACCGAAAAAGCGGCCAGAGAAGCAGGCTACGAAGTAAAGGTGGGTAAGTTTCCATTCTCGGCTTCCGGTAAGGCAAGTGCTGCAGGTGCAAAAGATGGTTTTGTGAAAGTGGTATACGATGCTAAATATGGCGAGTGGTTAGGCGCTCACATGATAGGTGCTAATGTAACTGAAATGATCGCCGAAGTAGTGTTGGCCCGCAAGCTGGAAACTACCGGTCATGAAGTGCTGAAAGCAGTGCATCCGCACCCCACCATGAGCGAAGCAGTAATGGAAGCAACTGCTGCGGCTTACGATGAAGTTATCCATTTGTAA
- a CDS encoding NADP-dependent oxidoreductase domain-containing protein (COG0667 Predicted oxidoreductases (related to aryl-alcohol dehydrogenases)) — protein sequence MEYRQLGKTGFKVSEVSLGTWQVGGRWGDPFNDKTAEHIINTAIDAGVNFIDTADVYSDGQSEAAVARVVKNRKEEVFVATKCGRQIQPHTPEAYTAKRLAGYVEESLQRMKLETLDLVQLHCPPTEIYKRPEIFEAFDRLKEQGKIQNLGVSVEMVDEALMAMQYPNVTTVQIIFNMFRLKPMEEFFAKARENNIGIIARVPLASGLLTGKMSPQTSFGPEDHRSFNRNGEAFDKGETFSGVDFNLGLEAVEELKKIFPGQEPLAALAIRWVLMFPEVSTVIPGASRAEQVRTNITASELPPLTEKQMEGVARVYDKYIKPSVHAKW from the coding sequence ATGGAATACAGACAATTAGGGAAAACAGGTTTTAAAGTTTCGGAGGTTTCACTGGGTACCTGGCAGGTAGGTGGCCGCTGGGGTGATCCTTTTAACGATAAAACTGCCGAGCACATTATTAATACGGCCATTGATGCCGGGGTTAATTTTATAGATACTGCCGATGTATACAGTGATGGCCAGAGCGAAGCTGCCGTGGCCAGGGTGGTAAAGAACAGGAAGGAAGAGGTTTTTGTAGCTACTAAATGCGGCCGCCAGATACAGCCCCATACACCAGAAGCATATACGGCCAAGCGACTGGCAGGCTATGTAGAGGAAAGCCTCCAGCGCATGAAGCTGGAGACCCTGGACCTGGTGCAGCTGCACTGCCCGCCAACAGAAATATACAAAAGACCTGAAATTTTCGAAGCCTTCGACAGGCTGAAGGAGCAGGGTAAGATCCAAAACCTGGGCGTGAGCGTGGAAATGGTAGATGAGGCCCTGATGGCCATGCAGTACCCCAACGTAACAACGGTGCAGATCATTTTTAATATGTTCAGGCTCAAACCAATGGAGGAGTTCTTTGCCAAAGCTAGGGAAAACAACATTGGCATTATTGCGCGGGTACCGCTTGCCAGCGGGCTGCTCACCGGCAAAATGAGCCCACAGACCAGCTTTGGCCCCGAAGACCACCGCAGCTTTAACCGGAATGGAGAGGCGTTCGACAAAGGAGAAACCTTCTCAGGGGTGGATTTTAACCTGGGCCTGGAAGCAGTGGAAGAGCTGAAGAAAATATTTCCCGGGCAGGAACCTCTGGCAGCCCTGGCCATTCGCTGGGTGCTGATGTTCCCGGAAGTAAGTACTGTGATCCCCGGCGCTTCACGGGCAGAACAGGTACGTACCAACATTACTGCCTCTGAATTACCACCGCTCACAGAAAAACAAATGGAGGGCGTAGCACGAGTGTACGATAAGTACATTAAGCCATCGGTACATGCCAAGTGGTAA
- a CDS encoding hypothetical protein (COG0457 FOG: TPR repeat), whose product MKYIASLLAFLCLLLQGNLVLQAQQKNKGVFFIETFNAQGSRLKWGTGFFVDDQGRGVVHASLLEGAETARLKTVDSTTHQLQRIEAADPCSGLVRFTIDNNQSAKFRPLLVGNSAMPAQLNWFTSPEPRAVSTGTATVSTADVVGHGTVVLLNATPGLLSGAPLLTLNGELAGVLVVLEEGPSFVVTADKLQKLNPVNNTLKAWNKSNRVDYSYMRGLSALAREQEGEAQSYLKKATAVFPQDVSLRLLLAQTYAKTGSDHEAIAVFSEVIKLQSSSGEAFAGRGLVYAKQKTWDKALADLNKAVELRVAPMEVLHARGISFYETGNATAAAADLQRVLDGGLKEPAAQKMLGDACFKSEQYAKAVTAYEKAEAAGLADAVLFNNRGKAKLLQNQLAAAIADFGKAIQQDAQFSKAYLNRADTYYQQKQWKEAAADYEKAIGLGEKGGDTHAKAANSFLQLQQWQQAIGYYDKARAAGYSKEDLFAGRGEAKLALQDWDGAATDLEAVVNAGKDDVRIHTVLGTARFHQKSWPKAVDNLTIALRSGSVPQLLAYRGLAYYYQQQADQAFADLNKAIEGGVKDAAAFAARGDLHLAASRHAPAIADFDKALAAGATEPALYLKRGKAQLASGNAAAAITDLSKAIQSDSRLQEAYWLRGKAYFGQKKTTEAIADLQKAEAAGVQEAELFSMLALGLYEGGQKEQALPYLDKAVAKGVKDQKIFRYRGLMMLEKQQYKSAERELGQAIELGDKSAETYAGRAEACYQQKNYSAAIADWQQSEKTKPLSPEQRAQRGNAYYEQKEWNAAVADLQAIATTTAGSGELMLKLGNAYVALEKPTEAIKAFEGAEAKGIKTAPLFYARGSARQQLKQNDAAILDYGKAIALEADFAKAYAGRGLLKFREGNAADAQADLQKAVSLGESSKEILGALGLCQYKTAAYAEAVVTLDKAVTAGATANDVYAARGNSRYFLGQYAEALPDLNRAIQGGADDEQIWLSRGISRYETKELAAAKEDLDKAITKGTKEPAAYHHRGHARYDANDLEGALSDFGEAIRLKPDYADAFTQRANTHFRKNAYAEAVADYDKAVQLGVSDKVLLNNRGKAKFNLKQFDSAITDYTKALELDNSYTKALYNRGLAYYEKGDSKKAFADLQALEKMEEPAPETLSLMADICFKDKQWNKAIDYFQRSIDKGVRTADLYYRMGYSQLEVEEYKDALGSFTQSIIMDDKQLGSYKKRSQLYLMMQQNRLAMADLDRVIKLNPSDTNAYYNRATIRNTEKSFTGAVEDYTKVLELNPNDHGAYFLRGNAEMGMEKWEAAFNDFTRALKIDPTQPEYTRNRGYVKFQLGDREGACTDWVEASGKGDSKARFYLIQHCKSN is encoded by the coding sequence ATGAAATACATAGCCTCGCTCTTAGCTTTTTTGTGCCTGCTGCTACAGGGTAATCTTGTACTCCAGGCTCAGCAAAAAAACAAAGGTGTCTTTTTTATCGAAACCTTCAATGCACAGGGAAGCCGCCTGAAATGGGGTACAGGCTTCTTTGTAGATGATCAGGGCAGGGGCGTGGTGCATGCAAGCTTGCTGGAGGGTGCCGAAACAGCACGTCTCAAAACAGTAGACAGCACCACCCATCAGCTACAGCGTATCGAAGCTGCCGACCCCTGCAGCGGCTTGGTACGCTTTACCATTGATAACAATCAAAGTGCTAAATTCAGGCCCTTGCTGGTGGGAAATAGCGCTATGCCGGCACAGCTAAACTGGTTTACCTCTCCGGAACCACGTGCTGTTTCTACAGGAACTGCAACAGTTAGCACTGCAGATGTAGTTGGTCATGGCACTGTTGTACTCTTGAATGCAACTCCCGGGTTGCTTAGCGGTGCCCCGCTCCTGACGCTGAACGGAGAGCTGGCAGGGGTGCTGGTGGTGCTGGAGGAAGGGCCTTCTTTTGTGGTTACTGCCGATAAGCTCCAGAAATTGAACCCCGTGAACAATACCCTGAAAGCCTGGAATAAAAGCAACCGTGTTGATTACAGCTATATGAGGGGCTTAAGTGCACTTGCCCGGGAGCAGGAGGGGGAGGCACAATCTTATCTGAAAAAAGCAACAGCCGTTTTTCCGCAAGATGTGTCCCTGCGCCTCTTGCTGGCACAAACCTATGCCAAAACCGGCAGCGACCATGAAGCTATTGCTGTTTTCTCTGAGGTGATTAAGCTGCAAAGCAGTTCAGGAGAGGCTTTTGCCGGCAGGGGGCTGGTTTATGCAAAACAAAAAACATGGGATAAAGCCCTTGCAGACCTGAACAAAGCAGTTGAGTTAAGAGTGGCTCCCATGGAAGTACTCCATGCACGGGGAATCAGTTTTTACGAAACGGGTAATGCCACTGCCGCTGCGGCCGATCTGCAGCGGGTACTTGATGGCGGACTGAAAGAGCCTGCAGCCCAAAAGATGCTGGGCGATGCCTGCTTTAAATCAGAGCAGTATGCAAAAGCAGTAACGGCATATGAAAAAGCAGAGGCTGCCGGCCTGGCCGATGCTGTACTCTTCAACAATCGTGGCAAAGCAAAGCTGCTGCAGAACCAGCTGGCAGCTGCCATTGCAGATTTTGGAAAAGCCATACAGCAAGATGCGCAGTTCAGCAAGGCTTACCTGAACCGGGCAGATACGTACTACCAGCAAAAGCAGTGGAAAGAAGCTGCCGCCGATTACGAAAAAGCCATTGGGCTGGGCGAAAAGGGGGGCGATACCCATGCCAAAGCGGCAAATTCATTTCTGCAGTTACAGCAGTGGCAGCAAGCCATTGGCTACTACGATAAGGCACGCGCTGCCGGTTACAGCAAAGAAGATCTCTTTGCCGGCCGTGGAGAGGCCAAGCTGGCGCTACAGGATTGGGACGGCGCAGCCACAGACCTGGAAGCAGTGGTAAATGCAGGCAAAGACGATGTCCGGATTCATACCGTTTTGGGAACGGCCCGCTTTCACCAGAAAAGCTGGCCAAAGGCGGTGGATAACCTAACCATAGCCCTGCGCAGTGGTTCAGTACCACAATTGCTGGCTTACCGCGGCCTGGCCTACTACTACCAGCAGCAGGCCGATCAGGCATTTGCTGACCTGAATAAGGCTATAGAAGGCGGAGTGAAAGATGCTGCTGCCTTTGCCGCCCGTGGCGATCTGCACCTGGCAGCCAGCCGCCATGCTCCGGCTATTGCTGATTTTGACAAAGCCCTGGCTGCAGGCGCTACCGAACCGGCCCTTTACCTCAAAAGAGGAAAAGCACAGCTGGCATCCGGTAATGCTGCAGCAGCCATTACAGATTTAAGCAAAGCTATTCAAAGTGATAGCCGCCTGCAGGAAGCTTACTGGCTGCGTGGTAAAGCCTACTTTGGCCAGAAGAAAACTACCGAAGCCATCGCAGATCTGCAAAAGGCCGAAGCAGCAGGAGTGCAGGAAGCAGAGCTGTTCAGCATGCTGGCCCTGGGACTCTACGAAGGTGGACAGAAAGAGCAGGCACTTCCTTACCTGGACAAAGCCGTTGCCAAAGGGGTGAAGGACCAGAAAATATTCCGGTACCGTGGCCTGATGATGCTGGAGAAACAGCAGTATAAAAGTGCCGAACGGGAACTGGGGCAGGCCATTGAGTTGGGGGATAAATCTGCAGAAACCTATGCCGGCAGGGCAGAAGCCTGCTATCAGCAAAAAAATTATAGCGCCGCCATTGCCGACTGGCAGCAGAGTGAAAAGACCAAACCCCTAAGTCCCGAGCAGCGGGCACAGCGGGGCAATGCCTACTACGAACAAAAAGAATGGAATGCCGCCGTTGCAGATCTGCAGGCCATTGCCACCACTACAGCAGGTAGCGGAGAACTGATGCTGAAACTGGGCAATGCTTATGTAGCACTCGAAAAGCCAACGGAAGCTATCAAAGCTTTTGAAGGCGCCGAAGCAAAAGGTATTAAAACAGCCCCCCTCTTCTATGCACGTGGCAGCGCCCGCCAGCAGCTCAAACAGAACGATGCGGCCATTCTGGATTATGGCAAAGCCATTGCCCTGGAGGCTGATTTTGCCAAAGCCTATGCGGGAAGAGGACTGCTGAAATTTAGGGAAGGAAATGCTGCTGATGCGCAGGCAGATTTGCAAAAGGCAGTAAGCCTGGGTGAAAGCAGCAAGGAAATACTGGGAGCCCTCGGGCTTTGCCAGTACAAAACAGCTGCCTATGCCGAAGCGGTGGTTACCCTCGACAAAGCAGTTACTGCCGGCGCCACGGCAAACGATGTTTATGCTGCCCGTGGTAATTCCCGTTATTTCCTGGGGCAATATGCAGAGGCACTGCCTGATCTGAACCGAGCCATACAGGGCGGTGCCGACGATGAGCAGATCTGGTTAAGCAGGGGCATCAGCCGTTATGAAACAAAAGAACTGGCAGCTGCAAAGGAAGATCTGGACAAAGCCATTACAAAGGGAACAAAGGAACCAGCGGCTTATCACCACCGTGGCCATGCCCGCTACGATGCCAATGACCTGGAAGGTGCCCTGTCAGATTTTGGGGAAGCCATTCGCCTGAAACCTGACTATGCCGATGCCTTCACCCAGCGTGCCAACACACACTTCCGGAAAAATGCTTATGCCGAAGCCGTAGCCGACTATGACAAAGCCGTGCAGCTGGGCGTAAGCGATAAGGTTTTGCTCAATAACAGGGGCAAGGCAAAATTTAATCTGAAGCAGTTTGATAGTGCCATTACAGATTATACAAAAGCACTGGAGCTGGATAACAGCTATACCAAGGCCTTGTACAACCGTGGCCTGGCCTACTACGAAAAAGGAGATTCGAAAAAAGCTTTTGCCGACCTGCAGGCGCTGGAAAAAATGGAAGAACCAGCTCCTGAAACTCTTAGCCTGATGGCCGATATCTGCTTTAAGGATAAGCAGTGGAACAAAGCCATTGACTACTTTCAGCGCTCCATTGATAAAGGGGTGAGAACAGCAGACCTTTACTACAGAATGGGTTATTCGCAGCTGGAAGTAGAAGAATACAAGGATGCCCTGGGTAGTTTTACCCAGTCTATCATTATGGACGACAAGCAGCTGGGCTCCTATAAAAAACGCTCGCAGCTGTACCTGATGATGCAGCAGAACCGCCTGGCCATGGCCGATCTGGATCGGGTAATCAAGCTAAACCCCAGCGATACCAACGCCTACTACAACAGGGCTACCATCCGTAATACAGAAAAAAGCTTTACCGGAGCCGTAGAAGATTATACCAAAGTGCTGGAGCTGAATCCAAACGATCATGGCGCTTACTTCCTGCGTGGTAATGCTGAAATGGGCATGGAAAAATGGGAGGCAGCCTTTAACGATTTTACCCGCGCCTTAAAAATTGACCCGACCCAGCCGGAATATACCCGGAACCGGGGCTATGTTAAATTTCAGCTTGGCGACCGGGAAGGCGCCTGTACAGACTGGGTAGAAGCCTCCGGCAAGGGGGACAGCAAAGCCAGGTTTTACCTGATTCAGCATTGTAAAAGCAACTAA
- a CDS encoding inosine/xanthosine triphosphatase, putative (COG1986 Uncharacterized conserved protein) — protein MATKQHSGAASLIFGLPVLTLPKQYPMLNKISIVVASANPVKVNAALAGFQIMFPQASISTRSISAPSEVSDQPMSDEETLTGANNRAAYAFAEQPDADFWIGIEGGVQPLHNELTAFAWVVVRSRSQTGKARTGTFFLPRAVAELVEQGIELGTADDMVFGSKNSKQAGGAVGLLTGNAVDRRQLYEQAVVLALVPFKWEQLYKE, from the coding sequence ATGGCAACGAAGCAGCATTCAGGTGCTGCTTCGTTAATTTTTGGGCTTCCAGTCTTAACCCTACCAAAACAGTACCCCATGCTTAATAAAATTTCAATTGTAGTAGCTTCTGCCAATCCGGTTAAAGTAAATGCTGCCCTTGCCGGTTTTCAGATAATGTTTCCCCAGGCAAGTATCAGCACCAGGTCCATCAGTGCACCATCAGAAGTAAGCGATCAGCCTATGTCTGATGAGGAAACACTAACAGGCGCCAATAACAGGGCGGCTTATGCCTTTGCAGAGCAGCCCGATGCTGATTTCTGGATTGGGATAGAGGGCGGTGTGCAGCCCCTGCACAACGAGCTAACAGCTTTTGCCTGGGTGGTAGTCCGCTCTAGAAGCCAGACAGGCAAAGCCCGTACAGGCACCTTCTTTTTACCCCGTGCGGTTGCCGAGCTGGTAGAACAGGGTATTGAACTGGGTACTGCCGACGATATGGTTTTTGGCAGCAAAAATTCAAAACAAGCCGGCGGTGCTGTGGGTTTGCTTACAGGGAATGCAGTAGACCGCAGGCAGCTGTACGAGCAGGCTGTTGTGCTGGCCCTGGTGCCCTTTAAATGGGAACAGCTGTATAAGGAGTAG
- a CDS encoding hypothetical protein (COG0657 Esterase/lipase), producing MFFVYTCSRPGVRQPDKGQFYSYLPEPIFMQRSFFFLLNLLLLTSYCFAQTPVTISGTIRGNQQDSISLGTTTVAIAPNGSFIFKPLLEKPQYQKLHYNEQEVELYLEPGKSLLLSFEGDAFSQSLRFSGELAIVNDYLRRQEKTNQELQQWVTQHWGAMFSKQEPEFIATLDSIRSLFLEPLNDLLYKDRSLHPWFLTQQRADLTYPFDRWLLSYPEIHRRYTGESVQLSPKSEAHLYKADLNDSRLLEFDSYKDFVRDYLYQIVQKEFLAVADKKGMDNKWLYAAFKTVPRVIKNKPVQEFWLYDYMHRHLEDYGTKNLDSLYSAFNARVRNPAYRKTVQELYEQQVQAREKVISRVYHEVDGHKLLAFISLPENFKKGEQRPAMVYVHGGSGNMGKPDWHFGPSPYGFVNIAVEYRLRDRQGTLPPEQATDIRAFFRWLRQHAGELGVDTSRIVASGNSNGGFLLLNATMAPGIEDLKLQASAAETAPDARKGLRISHAPNAIILQAAGFDAAVNNWWNKYIPDQAVVQQHSPTEHVRSGLPPMLVIHGTSDQSVPYHTAEAFVEKMKAAGNPIEFLPLQGSPHPFWAIPYFNNQAKAKQEEWLRMLGYIR from the coding sequence GTGTTCTTTGTTTACACCTGCTCCCGTCCCGGAGTCAGGCAGCCGGACAAAGGCCAATTTTACAGCTATTTACCTGAACCTATCTTTATGCAGCGATCCTTTTTTTTCCTGCTAAACCTGCTACTGCTTACCTCTTACTGCTTTGCGCAAACGCCGGTCACCATCAGTGGTACCATCAGGGGCAATCAGCAGGACTCCATCTCACTTGGCACCACAACAGTGGCCATCGCCCCCAATGGGTCTTTCATCTTTAAACCCCTGCTGGAGAAGCCACAGTACCAGAAACTCCACTACAACGAGCAAGAAGTAGAACTCTACCTGGAACCGGGCAAAAGCCTGCTCTTGTCGTTCGAGGGTGATGCATTTTCCCAAAGCTTAAGGTTTAGCGGAGAACTGGCTATTGTCAATGACTACCTGCGCCGGCAGGAAAAGACCAACCAGGAGCTACAGCAATGGGTAACCCAGCACTGGGGCGCTATGTTCTCTAAGCAGGAACCTGAGTTTATTGCTACACTGGATTCTATCCGCAGCCTTTTTTTAGAACCGCTCAACGATTTACTCTACAAAGACCGCAGCCTTCACCCCTGGTTTCTTACCCAGCAACGCGCTGATCTAACCTATCCCTTTGATCGCTGGCTGCTCTCCTATCCGGAAATCCATCGCCGCTATACGGGTGAAAGCGTGCAGCTAAGCCCTAAATCAGAGGCACATCTCTATAAGGCCGATCTGAATGATTCCAGGTTGCTGGAGTTCGACAGCTACAAAGATTTTGTAAGGGACTACCTCTACCAGATTGTTCAGAAGGAATTTTTAGCTGTGGCAGATAAAAAAGGTATGGACAACAAATGGCTGTACGCTGCCTTTAAAACAGTGCCACGTGTTATAAAAAACAAACCGGTGCAGGAATTCTGGCTGTATGATTATATGCACCGTCACCTGGAAGACTATGGCACCAAAAACCTGGATAGCCTCTACTCCGCTTTCAATGCCCGGGTTAGGAATCCTGCCTATCGCAAAACAGTACAGGAACTTTACGAACAGCAGGTACAGGCCCGCGAAAAAGTAATCAGCAGGGTGTACCACGAAGTTGATGGCCACAAGCTGCTGGCCTTTATAAGCCTGCCGGAAAATTTCAAAAAAGGTGAGCAAAGGCCTGCCATGGTGTATGTACATGGCGGCAGCGGCAATATGGGCAAGCCCGACTGGCACTTTGGTCCTTCTCCCTACGGCTTTGTAAACATTGCGGTAGAATACAGGCTGCGCGACCGCCAGGGCACCCTGCCTCCCGAACAGGCAACAGATATCAGGGCTTTTTTCCGCTGGCTGCGCCAGCATGCCGGTGAGCTGGGGGTAGATACCAGCCGTATTGTAGCATCGGGCAATTCCAACGGAGGCTTTTTGCTGCTGAATGCGACCATGGCACCGGGTATAGAAGACCTGAAGCTGCAGGCATCTGCTGCCGAAACTGCCCCCGACGCCCGGAAAGGCCTGCGCATCAGTCATGCACCCAATGCCATTATTTTACAGGCTGCCGGTTTCGATGCGGCAGTAAACAACTGGTGGAACAAATACATACCCGATCAGGCAGTGGTGCAGCAGCACTCTCCTACCGAACATGTGCGCTCCGGCTTACCACCCATGCTGGTCATCCACGGCACCAGCGATCAGTCAGTACCCTACCATACTGCCGAAGCCTTTGTGGAGAAAATGAAGGCTGCCGGTAATCCAATCGAATTCCTGCCGCTGCAGGGCAGCCCTCATCCTTTTTGGGCAATTCCTTATTTCAATAATCAGGCAAAAGCAAAACAAGAGGAGTGGCTTCGCATGTTAGGTTATATCAGGTAG